ATGGTCAAGTACCTCATGTACTATGCTCCGATCGGACTCGGCGCCTACTTCGCGACGCTCGTCGGCGACTACGGGCCGCAGCTGCTCGGCGCCTATTTCCGCTCGATGGTCGTCTATCACGTGGCGACCTTCGGCTATTTCTTCGTCGCCTTCACGATCTATTCATGGTGGGCGACGGACGGCAGAGGCGTCAGGGTCTTCTGGAGCAAGATCATCGCCCCCGCTCTGATGGCGCTCGGCTCGGGCAGCAGTACGGCGACGCTGCCGATCAACCTTGAGGCGGCGACGAATATGGGCATTCCGCGCGACATCAGCGAGATCGTCCTGCCGATCGGCGCGACCGCCCACATGGAGGGCTCCTGCCTCTCCGGCATCCTTAAAATATCCTTCCTCTTCGGCATCTTCGGCCTGCCGTTTACCGGCCTTGGCACGATGGCGACCGCCGTCGCGGTGGCGGTGCTATCCGGCGTCGTCCTCTCCGGCATTCCCGGCGGCGGACTGGTCGGCGAGATGCTGATCGTGAGCCTCTACGGTTTCCCCCCCGAAGCTTTCCCGATCATCGCGACGATCGGCTTCCTTGTCGACCCCGCGGCGACGATGGTCAACGCGACGGGCGACACATGCTCCGCTCTGATCATTTCGCGCCTCGTAGAGGGCAAAGACTGGTTCGCGAAGGCAAAGGTCACGGACCTCTAAGCCTCTCCGCACGGGCCGTTGATATTAAAAGGCCGCCCCGCCGTCATACAGCACGGCGGGGCGGCCTCTTTTTGTTGCCGAACGGTTGGAGCCGGCCTGCGGGTAAACGCGAGGCCGGCTCCGGTCCGTACACAATCCTGTTGGGCAGGGAGAGCGCGCCGACTGCCTCCGAGTCTCTATTCGAAGGCAGTGGCGTCGCTTTGTGTGTGGTGTGGGTTTTATAGAAGGGTTTTGGGAGAAACCGTGTCTATCTTATTTGTTGTCTTTCTTCGGCGGGTGGCAGATGGTCGATCCAGAGCAGCTGCCGCAGCTTCCGCCGCAGCCGCAGGAGCTTTTGCCCTCGCGCCGGTCCTTGTTGATTTTCATCAGTATCGCGATCACCGCCGCGAAAAGAAGTATGCTTATCACTATTGTGGCAATCATTAATGTTCACGCTCCTGACTTTCTAACTTATATCGGCGGCGCGCACTCTTCCGTCAATTGCCGCCGAGTCTTTTTTTTGCGGGCGCACCAGCAGGTAGATGGCTGCCAGCAGGACCGCCGCGGCGATCGCCGTCCACGCCGTAAACGGTTTGCCCTCCAGGGCGACAAGGCCGAGCTGGTAGGCGACGAAGGCCACCGCATAGGCATAACCGGTCTGGTATCCTATCGCGAGGCAGGTCCACTTCGTACTGTTCATCTCGCGCTTGATCGCTCCCATTGCCGCGAAGCAGGGGGCGCAGAGAAGGTTGAAGAGCATGAAGGAGTAAGCCGCGAGCGGTGTGTAGTGGGCCGCGAGCTGCTGCCAGATCTCTTCGCCCTCTTCCGATACTTCGGCAAAGCCGAAGAGGATTCCGAAGGTGCCGACGACGTTTTCCTTAGCGACAAGCCCAGTAAAGGCGGCGACGGCGGACTGCCAGGTGCCCCAGCCGAGCGGCGCGAATATCCAGGCTATCGAACGCCCGATAGCGGCGAGGAAGCCGTCCGAGAGGTCTTCTACCATCACGACGCGGCCGTCGGCGTAGCCGAAACTTGAAGTGAACCAGACAAATATAGTTGAGAGCAGGATTATCGTTCCCGCCTTTTTAATGAAGCTCCATCCGCGCTCCCACATGCTGCTGAGAACGTTGAAGAGAGAGGGCATGTGGTAATCCGGCAGCTCCATGACGAAGGGCGCGCTCTCTCCCGCGAAGAGGGCCGTCTTTTTCAGGATCAGCCCTGAGATGATTATCGAGGCGATGCCGACGAAATAGGCACTCGGAGCGACCCACCAGGTACCGTCGAACAGCGCTCCCGCGATGAGGGCGATGATCGGCAGCTTTGCGCCGCAGGGCATGAAGGTCGCCGTCATTATCGTCATCCGGCGGTCGTGTTCGTTTTCTATCGTGCGCGAAGCCATGATGCCGGGGACGCCGCAGCCGGTGGCGACGATCATCGGGATGAACGACTTCCCGGAGAGGCCGAAGCGGCGGAATATCCTGTCGAGGATGAAGGCGACGCGCGCCATATACCCGGAATATTCAAGGACCGCCAGCAGCGCGAAGAGGACCAACATCTGCGGCACGAAGCCGAGGACCGCGCCGACGCCGGCGATGATCCCGTCAAGGACCAGGCTTTGGAGCCAATCCGCGACATTCAGCGCCGCGAGGATTCCCTCAGCCGCCGGCGGGATGATCTCGCCGAAGAGGACGTCGTTCGTCCAGTCTGTCACGAAAGCGCCCACCGTCGTCACCGAGATGTAGTAAACGGCGAAGATGATCGCCGCGAATATCGGCAACGCCATCACGCGGTTTGTCACGACGGCGTCTATCTTGTCCGTCATTGTGAGGAGCGATTCGTTCTGCCTCTTGTGCGATTCCTTTATCAACGCGCTGATATAGGCGTATCTTTCACTGGTGATGATGCTCTCGGCGTCGTCGTCAAATTCCGTCTCGCAGCGCTCTCTGACGGCGTTTGCCGTCTCGATGCCGCGGACGTTGTCCTTCAGCTCCGCCATTACGTCGGGGTCCCCCTCGAATAGTTTGATGGAGTACCAGCGGATGCGGTCTGCCGGCAGAGTATCCGCGAAAGCCAGCTCTATCTCGGCGAGGGCCTTCTCGACGGAGCCCTGGAATATCCTTTTTACCACCGGGACCGTCTTCTCCTCCGCGGCGACGTATGCCTTTTTGACGAGCGCGTCAAGCCCCGTCCCCTTCAGCGCGGAGATCTCCACTACGGGAATGCCGAGCTTTTTTGAAAGCTTGGCGCAATCTATCGATTCGCCCCTCTTCTTTACGACGTCGATCATATTGACCGCCGCCACGACCGGGATCGATAGCTCCGTGAGCTGCGTCGTCAGGTAGAGATTACGTTCGAGATTACTGCCGTCGATGATGTTGATTATCGCGTCAGGCGTCTCGTCCCGCAGGTAATTCCTGGCGACGCGCTCCTCGGGGCTGTAGGGAGAGAGGGAGTATATGCCTGGAAGGTCGATGATCCTCACGTCTTTCTTACCGCGAAGGACGCCCTCCTTTTTTTCAACCGTAACGCCAGGCCAGTTGCCGACCGATTGGTTGGCGCCGGTGAGAGCGTTGAATAAAGTCGTCTTGCCGCTGTTGGGGTTCCCAGCGAGAGCAATTTTTTTGATCATGCCAATTCCTCCTGTGGTTAGCAAAACCTAACCTAAATAAGATTTAAAAATGCGCAAGACGCACATCCCGCGCATGATTCTTTAAATGATAGGTTCTACCTCGACCATCTCTCCCTCCGACTTCCTCAGAGAAAGTTCATATCCGCGTATAGTAACCTCGATCGGGTCTCCGAGCGGGGCCGCCTTCAATATGTCGATGCGGCTTCCCTTCGTAATGCCCATGTCAAGCAGGCGGCGCCGCAAAGCGCCGGCTCCGTGTACCTTCACAACGCTGACGGACTCGCCCGGTTTCGCCTCTTTCAGAGTTCTCATGACTGATCCTCTCCTTGTCAAACCATTATTTTAAGGGCCACGTCTCTGTTTATCGCTACTCTTGAGCCCTTTATGCTGACAATAAGGTTGTCCGCATTTTTTGATATGATCACGACTTCGGCTCCGGGAACAAAACCGAGCCCCTCAATGAACTGTCTCTGAGTGCCCTCTCCGCCTATCCTTTTGATCCCGTAGGCCATCCTCGTATCGGCCATCATTAAAGGCATCATGGACATTACCTCCGTCTCTTAAAAGTGGTTAGATACCACTAACTCATTTACGGCGCTAAGGTTAGCATAAGCTAATAATTTTGTCAACCTTTGGAATGATTACAAATTAGAAAGATAATGGACGGCGAGGCAAAGCCTCGTCCGTCCATTCTGAAGAAGGGGTATATTTGAATGAGTAAATTTGAAAAGCCGCTATTTAACCGCCCCTATTATCTTGTCGTAGATGACCGCGCCGATGGTGTTTTCCGGGACGGCGCGCCAGCCCTGGGCGGAAAACTCGTTTGATTCATTTCCTGCCGTTTCATAGCCGTATACTACCTCGGCTTTGAGCAGTTGGTCTTCGCGCGCCGCCTTATTATATGCGAACGTCATCAGGACGTAGTGCGCGTCAAGGCCGCTGCGCTCCTTGAATTTAGCCCTCTCCTCCGGCGTACGGAGGATGATCTTTGTGACCGCCGTCAGATAGCCGCCGTTATCCTTGATCGAGTCAGTGTCGAGGTAGGCGATATTCCTCTCCGTCCTGTCGACTTCGACGAAGTTCTCCGCGAAAGCGGCCTGTGAGAGGCATACCGTCGCGAGCATTGTAAGGGCAAGCGCCGCGAAAAGAATTTTCTTCATCTTCGCCGCCTCCTAGTTTGAGGCCGAATTGTTGATGACGGTCGTCAGCACCGCGCCGAGGATCGCTCCCGTAACCAACGCTCCCGTATTGTTCGAGCCGTCATTGTGGTGCTGCTTCGGCGGTGCCGGGGGCTGCTGCGGCTGCGGTTGCGGAGCCGGCGTTGGTTTTGGCGCGGGCTTAGGCGCAGGCGTCGGTTTCGGCGCGGGCGGATTGTTGGGCGCTGGATTACTTGGCTTAGGCGCGGGCTGGTTCTGCTTAGGCTGATTTGGTTTCGGCGCAGACTGCCCCGGCTGCTGATTGTTCGGCGCCGGTTTTACCGCCGGCGGGTTTTTCTGCTGCCCTTGACCTTTGTTGGGCTGTTGCTGCTGCGGCGGCAGGGGGGAGGCAAAGGCCGCCGCGGCAGCCATCACCGAGATAAGGACAGATGTTGTGATAAGTTTTCCCGATCTTCTCCACATATTCATTGTTGTCATTCTAAATCACTCCCGGATTGCTCGGATCAACGAACTATATTGTCTCTGGAAGTTAATATACAACTTAAATATGGAGATTTTATGATGATTTTCTGTCTTTTATTGGAATTATTGCCGTTTTATTTGAAAAACGTCTTACAAAAAAAGCAGTATTGCCAAAGATAGCCTTTTTCTATGCGCTGAAATTAAAGATGACCCCGACAGCCGCCGATATTGCGATAAATACCACCGGGCTCCACTTCAGCCTCTTCTGCGCCGCGAAAAGAATGAGGCCTAAGAGGATCGCCTTCCAGGCGAAAAGATCCGCTGGACCGCCGGTCGCCTTAAACTTTTCGAGGTCGAGCAGGGTCACGGCGACGACATTCATTCCCGAGGCGGCGATCAGCGCGATCGAGGCGGGGCGCAGCCCGTAAAAGGCGTCCTTGACGACGGGGCGTTCCTGAAAGTTGTCCAGCAGGTTCGCGATCAGCAGTATCACGATTATCGACGGCAGCACGAGCCCCGCCGTCGCGACGGCCGCTCCGGAGATCCCCGCGCTCATATATCCGGCGAAGGTCGCCATGTTTACCCCGATCGCCCCGGGGGTGGATTCCGCGACGGCGATCATATCCGCGATGTCGGTCGGCGTGAACCAGCCGCTCCTGGCGGAGAGAGAATAGAGGAATGGCAGCGTCGCCAGGCCGCCGCCGACGGCGAAGAGGCCGACCTTGAAAAATTCATAGAAGAGCCGCAGCAGGAGGGTCATCTCTTGCCTCCCATCCTTCGCCGCCACGCTATCCCGAAGAGGAGCGAGGCGAGGACGATGAGCGCCGGGCTGACCGAAAAGGGCATATAAGGCGAACCCGCGCTGACGGCAAAGACCGCCGCGAATAACAGCAGCGTGGTACGGTCGACGACGGAGTTTTTCCAGAGCCGCAGCACGGCGTTTACGATCAGGACGCAGACGCAGACGCGAATACCGGCAAAGGCACTGCGAACGGCGGGGACCTGCGCGAAGCTGCGCAGCGAGGCGGCGATAGCGATCAGCAGCAAAAGCGGCGCGGTGACGAAGCCGAGCGTGGCGACGATCCCTCCCGGCAGCCCGCCCCTTTTGTTCCCCACGAAGGTCGAGACATTGACGGCGATGATCCCCGGCGTGCATTGCCCGACGGCATAGTAATCCGTCAGCTCGGCCTCAGTTATCCAGCCGCGCTTTTCAATAAATTCATAAGACAGAATGGGATACATGGCGAGCCCGCCGCCGAAGGTGACGCTGCCGATCTTCAAAAATATGAGATAAAGCTGCAAAAGGTTTTTCATCCACGTTCTCCCAAGACATTTTACCGCGAGATATTACACTTGTCGCAGTTTGAACTGTATAAAGATATGGCGTTGGGGCTAGGATGTCAAGAAATAGCAGATGTTTTCGATGCAGGCGTCAGGTTGAAGGTTCTTCAGCGCCGTGTATTCCTATCCCCCGCATGTGATATGATGATGTGGGGATAAAGTAGTAGATAAAGTAAAGAGAACGGGGGATCAGCGTCCGTTCTCCTTTTTATTGGAAGGTGGTTTTGGCTAAGGCAAAATCGAAATTTTCCCCGGGATGCTTAGATAAAGGTAAGGACCGTAAATACCCCGCAGATAATGATCCCCGACACTATTGTCCATATCACACAGTATCCCATTATGTCTCTTGCACTGAGTCCGACGACGCCCAGTAACGGCAGGGCCCAGAAGGGCTGGATCTGGTTTGTCCAGCCGTCGCCCCACGCAAAGGCCATGACCGTCTGCGGAATGCTCGCGCCCATCGCGGACGCCGCCTTCAACATGACAGGCCCCTGTATGGCCCACTGCCCGCCGCCGGAGGGAACAAATATATTGACGAGCCCGGCCGCTAGGAATGTGATCATTGGGAATGTAGTCGGGGTAGCAATATTTACGAACCACAGGGACAGGCTTTCAACCATACCTGATCCGACCATCATGCTTGATATCCCCGCGTATAATGGAAACTGGACAATTATTCCTTTTGTCGCCGTAATCGCTCTGGCTACAGCCTGGAGGTATTGCATCGGAGTGCTGTGAAATAGGAGCCCCAAGGTCATAAAGATCAATATGACGAGGTTCAGGTTGAGGTTGAATCCCAGCTTGTTAAAATTGACCACTAGGTAGGTAAGCGGGAATAGGGCGATCAAAATGTTAAGTATATAGGTGTTCTCAAGTCTTTCTGCAAAAGTCATCGCGCTCTTTTCTTTTTTAGCGATAACAGCCTCTTCCAGGGGCTCTTTATACTCGATGATTTCGTCGTCGGGTGCCTTTACCGTACAATAATAGGTGAAAAGTGCCGCGGCTATGAGTATCGTAAGAATGATATTCCACGGGGAATAGAGTGTTTCAGTTACTGGAACGATGTCTATCCCAAGCTCGGTCATAAAATTGCCTGGTGTGGCGGAGACGAGGGGAATAGAAGATGAAGGGCCGCGCACCAGTTCGCCGCCATAAGAAGCCGCGACAAGAAGCGGAAAGTGGATGCCTTTGATCTTGCGTCCCATTGCCTTGGCGACGATGGCACCTATCACCATTCCGAACCCCCAATTGAAGTAACATGAAACGAGCCCGACGATCGCGGTCAGTCCCATTGCGGATTTCGGCGTCTTGGGGATCGCCACCAGCTTATCGACGACTTTTTCCATAACCGGAGTCAATGCAAGCACGTATCCGGTAAGCAGCACAAGGACCATCTGCATCGCAAAGACGAAGAGAGATGGATACCCGTTGCCCCATAAGGAAATCATATCAAAAGGGCTTTTTCCCATCACTACTACGCCCGCGCCAAAGACTACGAAGGTAAGCAATACTGCTAAAATGTATGCGTCCGGCAATATGTTTTGCACGAGACGGACAAAAAATTTGGTTATTTTCTGCATAATATTATAACCCCCAAAATTATTTCTTATCGGTTATGAAGCCCTTTTTAATCTGCCATATCGATTAAATCGGGTGCAACGCTGTAATTTGCTTCGGTAACAGATTTCAGCTCATCAAAAGATACTTCTTTCGCTTTGGCCGTCAAGACCATTTGTCCATTTTCGAATTTGAAGACGGCGTATTCCGTGACGACGGTATCAACCGCGCTGTATCCGGTTATTGGAAGCGAACATGCGTGTACCAGCTTGCTCTTTCCTTTTTTGGATACGTGCTGCATCGCGATATAGACCTTCTTGGCGCCTGATACGAGGTCCATCGCACCGCCTACGCCGAGCATTTTGCCGTTGGGGATGATCCAGTTGGCGACGTTGCCTTCTTCGTCAACTTCAAAGGCTCCGATGACGGTGGCGTCGACATGGCCGCCGCGGATCATGCCGAAGGAATCCGCGCTGTCCATATAGCTGCACCCTGTTGTCTCCGTTACCTTTGCGCGCCCAGCGTTTATCAGCAGCGGGTCGATATGGGCTTCGTCGGCGACCGGCCCCACGCCGAGCATGCCATTTTCCGCCTGCAGAAAGACGCGTTTGCTCGCGGTGTAATCGGCCACCATCGTGGGGATGCCGACGCCGAGATTTACAAACAGGTCGTGTTCTTCGCTCATTTCGTCGAACTCTCTGGCGATGTATTTAGCTATTCTGGCTTTTGCCTCTTCTTCTGTGAAGGTAAACATTTCTAACAGCTCCTCAGTACGATCGCGTCCACGAAAATATGCGGCGTCACGATGCTTTCAGGGTCCAGCGCTCCGGCCGGCACGATTTCTCCAACTTCGGCTATTACAGTTTTTGCGGCCATTGCCATCACAGGGTTGAAATTTCTGGCAGTTTTATGGTAGACGAGGTTTCCCAGTTCGTCAGCCTTGTCCGCGCATATTAGGGCGACGTCGCCGGTAATCGCCTCCTGAAGCAGATATGTCTCTCCGTTAAATTCTTTGGTGTCTTTGCCTTTAGCGAGCTCAGTTCCTACGGCCGTCTTGGTATAAAAGCCGGCGCTTCCTACGCCGGCCGCCCTGATGCCTTCGGCGAATGAGCCCTGCGGCACGAGTTCTACCGTGATTTCACCGGCGTTGTAGGCGTCGGCTACTTCGGTGTTCCAGTTGTAGTATGTGCCGATAAGTCCTTTTATCTTCTTTTTGGTCAACAGCTGCCCGAGCCCGATGTTGGGCGAACCAAGGTCGTTGCTTATAATCGTAAGCTCTTTTTTGTCGGTCTCCACGAGCGCCTTGATGAGCTGTTTCGGGTCGCCGGCATTGCCGAAACCGCTGATAAAAATTCTATCCCCGTCTTTTATCAGCTCCATCGCTTCGTTAAACGAACAAAGTTTTGAACATGTTATCTCCCGCATTTTCTTTTCACCTCTTTTCCTTTATATCTTCTCGAAGGCCATCGCCATTCCGAGGCCGCCGGCGATGCAGATGGTCGCAAGGCCGTAACGAACGTCTCTCTTTTGCATTTCGTAGAGCAGCGTTGTTGAGATTCGTGCTCCGGAGCATCCAAGCGGGTGTCCCAGCGCGATGGCGCCGCCGTTGACGTTGACTGTTTCCGGATTTAGGCCGAGTTCGTTGACGCACGCGACGGACTGTGCCGCAAAGGCTTCGTTGAGTTCGACAAGGCCGAAATCATCAAGTTTGAGGTTTTGCGGTTCGATCATTTTCATCAGCTTACGCGTCGCGGCGACGGGTCCCATTCCCATTATGCGCGGGTCTACCCCCGCGGCGCAGCCGGCGATGATGCGGGCCAGCGGTTTCAGCCCGAGCTCCTCGACCTTTTCTTTTGACGCGACCATGACCGCCGCCGCGCCGTCATTGCGCCCTGAGGCGTTTCCCGCCGTTACGAAGCCCTCGGGGAATATGGTCTTGAGCTTTGACAGTTTTTCCATATTCGTCCCGCGCTTGGGAAATTCGTCGGTGTCGAAG
The window above is part of the Cloacibacillus evryensis DSM 19522 genome. Proteins encoded here:
- a CDS encoding short-chain fatty acid transporter produces the protein MQKITKFFVRLVQNILPDAYILAVLLTFVVFGAGVVVMGKSPFDMISLWGNGYPSLFVFAMQMVLVLLTGYVLALTPVMEKVVDKLVAIPKTPKSAMGLTAIVGLVSCYFNWGFGMVIGAIVAKAMGRKIKGIHFPLLVAASYGGELVRGPSSSIPLVSATPGNFMTELGIDIVPVTETLYSPWNIILTILIAAALFTYYCTVKAPDDEIIEYKEPLEEAVIAKKEKSAMTFAERLENTYILNILIALFPLTYLVVNFNKLGFNLNLNLVILIFMTLGLLFHSTPMQYLQAVARAITATKGIIVQFPLYAGISSMMVGSGMVESLSLWFVNIATPTTFPMITFLAAGLVNIFVPSGGGQWAIQGPVMLKAASAMGASIPQTVMAFAWGDGWTNQIQPFWALPLLGVVGLSARDIMGYCVIWTIVSGIIICGVFTVLTFI
- a CDS encoding CoA transferase subunit A gives rise to the protein MREITCSKLCSFNEAMELIKDGDRIFISGFGNAGDPKQLIKALVETDKKELTIISNDLGSPNIGLGQLLTKKKIKGLIGTYYNWNTEVADAYNAGEITVELVPQGSFAEGIRAAGVGSAGFYTKTAVGTELAKGKDTKEFNGETYLLQEAITGDVALICADKADELGNLVYHKTARNFNPVMAMAAKTVIAEVGEIVPAGALDPESIVTPHIFVDAIVLRSC
- a CDS encoding 3-oxoacid CoA-transferase subunit B; amino-acid sequence: MFTFTEEEAKARIAKYIAREFDEMSEEHDLFVNLGVGIPTMVADYTASKRVFLQAENGMLGVGPVADEAHIDPLLINAGRAKVTETTGCSYMDSADSFGMIRGGHVDATVIGAFEVDEEGNVANWIIPNGKMLGVGGAMDLVSGAKKVYIAMQHVSKKGKSKLVHACSLPITGYSAVDTVVTEYAVFKFENGQMVLTAKAKEVSFDELKSVTEANYSVAPDLIDMAD
- a CDS encoding chromate transporter, giving the protein MTLLLRLFYEFFKVGLFAVGGGLATLPFLYSLSARSGWFTPTDIADMIAVAESTPGAIGVNMATFAGYMSAGISGAAVATAGLVLPSIIVILLIANLLDNFQERPVVKDAFYGLRPASIALIAASGMNVVAVTLLDLEKFKATGGPADLFAWKAILLGLILFAAQKRLKWSPVVFIAISAAVGVIFNFSA
- a CDS encoding dicarboxylate/amino acid:cation symporter; translated protein: MSESNSVWKAYRFPIILLCAIAVGCVIGAVMGKDALVLKPLGDLFINAMFMVVVPLVFTTICSAVASMSSMERLGKVMRSLVVVFLITGALAAILMLVTVTIFPPAQGANIQMQAAGEIQAFSTPDQIVKAFTTDDFVNLLSRRAMLPLILFTIFFGFCLQSLGERGRSIGRGISVVADAMLQMVKYLMYYAPIGLGAYFATLVGDYGPQLLGAYFRSMVVYHVATFGYFFVAFTIYSWWATDGRGVRVFWSKIIAPALMALGSGSSTATLPINLEAATNMGIPRDISEIVLPIGATAHMEGSCLSGILKISFLFGIFGLPFTGLGTMATAVAVAVLSGVVLSGIPGGGLVGEMLIVSLYGFPPEAFPIIATIGFLVDPAATMVNATGDTCSALIISRLVEGKDWFAKAKVTDL
- the feoB gene encoding ferrous iron transport protein B is translated as MIKKIALAGNPNSGKTTLFNALTGANQSVGNWPGVTVEKKEGVLRGKKDVRIIDLPGIYSLSPYSPEERVARNYLRDETPDAIINIIDGSNLERNLYLTTQLTELSIPVVAAVNMIDVVKKRGESIDCAKLSKKLGIPVVEISALKGTGLDALVKKAYVAAEEKTVPVVKRIFQGSVEKALAEIELAFADTLPADRIRWYSIKLFEGDPDVMAELKDNVRGIETANAVRERCETEFDDDAESIITSERYAYISALIKESHKRQNESLLTMTDKIDAVVTNRVMALPIFAAIIFAVYYISVTTVGAFVTDWTNDVLFGEIIPPAAEGILAALNVADWLQSLVLDGIIAGVGAVLGFVPQMLVLFALLAVLEYSGYMARVAFILDRIFRRFGLSGKSFIPMIVATGCGVPGIMASRTIENEHDRRMTIMTATFMPCGAKLPIIALIAGALFDGTWWVAPSAYFVGIASIIISGLILKKTALFAGESAPFVMELPDYHMPSLFNVLSSMWERGWSFIKKAGTIILLSTIFVWFTSSFGYADGRVVMVEDLSDGFLAAIGRSIAWIFAPLGWGTWQSAVAAFTGLVAKENVVGTFGILFGFAEVSEEGEEIWQQLAAHYTPLAAYSFMLFNLLCAPCFAAMGAIKREMNSTKWTCLAIGYQTGYAYAVAFVAYQLGLVALEGKPFTAWTAIAAAVLLAAIYLLVRPQKKDSAAIDGRVRAADIS
- a CDS encoding FeoA family protein — its product is MMPLMMADTRMAYGIKRIGGEGTQRQFIEGLGFVPGAEVVIISKNADNLIVSIKGSRVAINRDVALKIMV
- a CDS encoding chromate transporter is translated as MKNLLQLYLIFLKIGSVTFGGGLAMYPILSYEFIEKRGWITEAELTDYYAVGQCTPGIIAVNVSTFVGNKRGGLPGGIVATLGFVTAPLLLLIAIAASLRSFAQVPAVRSAFAGIRVCVCVLIVNAVLRLWKNSVVDRTTLLLFAAVFAVSAGSPYMPFSVSPALIVLASLLFGIAWRRRMGGKR
- a CDS encoding FeoA family protein translates to MRTLKEAKPGESVSVVKVHGAGALRRRLLDMGITKGSRIDILKAAPLGDPIEVTIRGYELSLRKSEGEMVEVEPII
- a CDS encoding FeoB-associated Cys-rich membrane protein, whose translation is MIATIVISILLFAAVIAILMKINKDRREGKSSCGCGGSCGSCSGSTICHPPKKDNK